GGTGATAAAAGCCAGAATGATAAATCCGCCTACATTCGCTATCGACTTGTTTTCAACCAGACTTTCCTCGATGAAGAAGGCCCCGAGCACATCGTAGAATATGAAGCCCATTATGATTCCGCCCGCAAGGGCCACTAAAGAGAAGACCTGACTGACAAGCCCCCTCGAGATTCCGAGGAGCGTAAAAAGGAAAATTATGATCAGGATAGTAATATCGAGCCAATTCATAGTATTGAAGTGTGTATATACCTCCTAGGATCGAGCGCCCTGCAGCTGACCCCAAAATTGCGGGGTCTCAGGCATATATAACCTCCAGCCTGGAGCCTGAGCCGGGCTCCTTCGTTACTTCTATCCTCACAGGGAATCTTTCCTTCAATTCATCCACATGGGTTATTGCCAGTATCTTGTCGAAGTCGTCTTTAACGGAATTGATAACATTAACAAAGTGACTTAACCCGTCTTTATCCTGAGTGCCGAATCCTTCGTCTATTACCAGTGTTCTTAATTGAGCGCCGGAGCGGTTCGCTATAAATTTCGAGATAGCCACCCTGAGTGCAAAGTCAATACGGAAAGCCTCGCCTCCGGAGAATGTTTCGTAGCTCCTTGTGCCGGAGGAGTCGCCGATATAAATTTCAAGCGTTTCTTTCTCTCCGCCTTTCTGTGTAGGTTTAACCATCTCCAGACTAAGCGCCATGCTTCCCTCGGTCAGCCTGTTAAGTAATTTGTTCGCTTCAATTTCTATTTCGGGCACCGCGTGCTCTATTATCAGGGCCTGGACGCCTTTTTTGCCAAACGCTTTTGCGAGTTCCTGATAAACCGCGAATTCATGCCTGGCATTTTTTATTTCATATCTGACCTGTTTCTTTCTGGCCGACAGTTCCTCTATCCTTTCAAGTCCGCTCTCGCTTCTGCTTATCTCCATAAGTATCCCGTTCTTCTGTTCTTTAAGAAGGTTAATTCTGGTCTCGACGTTTGACATTTCCCCCCTGATTTCTTTACTCCGGGATTCTATGATTTTCATAGCACTTATTTCTTTATTAATTTTTTCAAGTTTTATTCTGTCCCCGTTGAGGCTTGCTTTTAGCTTATTCAGTTCATTTTCACTGTGAGTCAGGCTGAGCTTCGTTTTCTCAAGCGTTTGCTTTTCTTCGGAAAATTTTTCCAGCTTGCGGAGAGTAACCCTGAGTTCCCCGTGCTCTTTTTCATCGTAGCCGAGTTTCATTAACTCAGCGCGGATTTCCTCGGCGCGCTCCCTGCTTTTTAGCGCGAAACACCCGTCTTTTAAGGTCGTATTGAGGGGCTCGAGCTCTTTTTGCGCCTTTTTTATATCTCTTTCCGCTTCCGCTCTCCTTATCCGGTCTTTTTTGAGAATCTCGAATTCAGTCTCGAATTTCCTGAGAGAATCAACTTCGTTTAGTATTTCCTTATGTTTATCCGGGTCGTAATCTAATTCGGATTTCCTCCGGTTAAGTTCTTCTAATTCCTTCTCGTACTCTTTTCCGTATTCGCCGCTTTCGATCTCGTTTTTAACCAACTCGAGTCTCGTTCTTGTTTCGTCCAGTTCGTGGGATGAAGCCAGTGAATCCTTGAGACTTTGTTCCTTTTCTCCAAGCTCTTTATTGAGCCCGGGGAGAACCCCGGTTTTTGTTTGGGCTTTGTCTATATTCCCTCTAATTTCCTTATCCCTTGCCTGAAGCTTCTTTACATCTTCCCCGATCTGCTCTAGCCGGGCGTCAAAATTTACGACTGCCTTCCGGAGTTTTTCGATAAGAGCGGACTTAGCTTCCTGCTGAAGTGGTGATTCACAGAGCGGACAATGGGCTTCAACTGTATCGGAACAAAGCACGTTCAGCTTCTTTTCCTCTTCCGCTTTTCTCTTTTCGATCTCAACCCTTTTTGTACTTAAAACCTTGATTTCCTCGCCTGTATTTTTAAGCTCCCGATATAGTTGTTCGACTTTTCTCTCGGCGCCCGCGCACTCCTCTAGAAGTGATTTCAGATCCTGAATCTCTTTCCGTAGCTTGTCGGACAGCCCGACTTTAATAACCAGTTCTTTTATTCTTGAGTCAAGCTCCTGCGCCTTTGTCTCAAGCCCTATTCTTTTTTGTCCGACTTTGTTCCTGATCTCGGTCTCTCTGGACACGAGCCTATCGACTTCCTCTTTTCTTTCGCTTAAGCCCCTTTCTACCGTGCTTAGTTCGCCGAGTTTTCGGAACCCTGTTTCGATCTCGCTTTCTCTTTTGAGGGTCTCTCCGGTGCTCACGATTATTTTTTGATACTCCTCGATTCTGGTCCTGAGTGTGCTGATTTTCTGTACGATTCCGGCTTTTTTCTCCGCTATAAGAATGTTTACACTCTCGAGTTCTCTTTCGAGGTTCGATTTGGCTAACTGTTTCTCGCTGAGTGTCTTCTCGCGGCCCCTTACCTTTTCATATTCGCCGAATCCCCTGATTATTTGCTCCTCTCTTGAAACAATATCACTGTATTTTCTTACTAATTCCGTAACATGAGTGAGTTCCTTTTCCAGATTCTCACAATTTTTTTCTGTCTCTTTTTTCTCGGTCTTCAGTTTGTCGAGGTTTTCCAGTTTTGCCTTTACCGATTCATGCTCCGCAATCAGTTTCCCGTACAAAGACTCGAACTCCGAGATGCCGCCTGAAATCTTTTCCTCTTCTTTCCTCGATTCTCTCAGTTTTGTTTCAAGGCTCTCTTTCCTTGAAATCTCGGTTTCGAGCTGATTTTGTTCGTTCTCCAGAGTGCTTGCGGCGATGCCGGATTCCTGCGCGTGCTCCCTCGCCCTTCTGGTGAGCTTCTCGTATTCATCAAGCTCCAGAATTTTGGACAGCACCTCCTTTCTTTCCGCGGGCGTCCTTTTGGTGAATTCGTCAGCCATGCCCTGAAGTATAAAGGATGAGCATATGAATGAGTTGTGGTCCATCTTCATTATTTTCTCTATGGCGCTCTGCGCTCTCGAGCCCTGATCGAGGGGTTTGTATGACCCCGAGGCGTCGTCATAAATCTGAAGATCTATCGAAGAGGAAGAGCCGCTTTTTTTCCTGACAATCGACCTTATTATCCTGTACCTGATGCCGTCGGATTCGAATTCGAGCTCTACCCACGCGTCGGGAGCCCCGCGTTTAATGACTTCCTCTTTATTCTTGACCCTGCATTTACCCCAGAGAGCCCATGTGAGCGCGTCGATAAGCGCGGACTTCCCGTGCCCGTTCTTGCCGCAAAGGCAGGCGATGTCAAA
This is a stretch of genomic DNA from Deltaproteobacteria bacterium. It encodes these proteins:
- a CDS encoding SMC family ATPase; this encodes MVPITLSVRNFLSYGDYNTTLDFRDFDIACLCGKNGHGKSALIDALTWALWGKCRVKNKEEVIKRGAPDAWVELEFESDGIRYRIIRSIVRKKSGSSSSIDLQIYDDASGSYKPLDQGSRAQSAIEKIMKMDHNSFICSSFILQGMADEFTKRTPAERKEVLSKILELDEYEKLTRRAREHAQESGIAASTLENEQNQLETEISRKESLETKLRESRKEEEKISGGISEFESLYGKLIAEHESVKAKLENLDKLKTEKKETEKNCENLEKELTHVTELVRKYSDIVSREEQIIRGFGEYEKVRGREKTLSEKQLAKSNLERELESVNILIAEKKAGIVQKISTLRTRIEEYQKIIVSTGETLKRESEIETGFRKLGELSTVERGLSERKEEVDRLVSRETEIRNKVGQKRIGLETKAQELDSRIKELVIKVGLSDKLRKEIQDLKSLLEECAGAERKVEQLYRELKNTGEEIKVLSTKRVEIEKRKAEEEKKLNVLCSDTVEAHCPLCESPLQQEAKSALIEKLRKAVVNFDARLEQIGEDVKKLQARDKEIRGNIDKAQTKTGVLPGLNKELGEKEQSLKDSLASSHELDETRTRLELVKNEIESGEYGKEYEKELEELNRRKSELDYDPDKHKEILNEVDSLRKFETEFEILKKDRIRRAEAERDIKKAQKELEPLNTTLKDGCFALKSRERAEEIRAELMKLGYDEKEHGELRVTLRKLEKFSEEKQTLEKTKLSLTHSENELNKLKASLNGDRIKLEKINKEISAMKIIESRSKEIRGEMSNVETRINLLKEQKNGILMEISRSESGLERIEELSARKKQVRYEIKNARHEFAVYQELAKAFGKKGVQALIIEHAVPEIEIEANKLLNRLTEGSMALSLEMVKPTQKGGEKETLEIYIGDSSGTRSYETFSGGEAFRIDFALRVAISKFIANRSGAQLRTLVIDEGFGTQDKDGLSHFVNVINSVKDDFDKILAITHVDELKERFPVRIEVTKEPGSGSRLEVIYA